From a single Ignavibacteria bacterium genomic region:
- a CDS encoding glycosyltransferase family 39 protein: MIETIKNLSDLKLKLSIIVIAAVLFLPFLGSVHLFDWDEINFAEASREMIETGDWLRVHIDYEPFYEKPPLFFWVQVISMKIFGINEFGARFPNAIIGIITLLLLYSFGKRLFDRSFGLLWVVAYAGSILPYFYFRSGILDPLFNLFMFISAWYIFRFFDDEEGKNYNYLYAGFFSGLAILVKGPVGLLLPGLSFIIFNLITIKKFRFKIIQMLLFGVVAILTAGVWFGVELSVNGPVFLEAFFKYQIRLLTTGDAGFSGPIYYHLVVVLIGCFPASLFIFNSFKKQDSLTDGQKNFKLVMLILLAVVMIIFSVVKTKIVHYSSLSYYPVTFLGALVLYEIVNERLTNFKWTKIAIVITGVFIGLLISALAMIGIFKEDIIPYVQDEFVRANLQADSLWYGYEPVIGLLLVGTTIFAVILFNKRKPMRGILFLFGGTALTLSLMLPLMLPQIENYVQGAPVGFYESLQGKDVYVKAVGFRSYADIYYSKKEKKNSASGIGILHKDIEDFLINGDIKKPAYFVTKINERDKWTKIHNLKVLYEKNGFIFLQRREKP, translated from the coding sequence ATGATTGAAACCATTAAAAATCTTTCCGATCTGAAATTAAAGCTGAGTATTATTGTTATCGCGGCTGTTTTGTTCCTTCCATTTCTGGGGAGTGTACATCTGTTTGATTGGGACGAAATCAATTTTGCTGAAGCTTCCCGGGAGATGATCGAAACGGGTGACTGGTTACGCGTCCACATCGATTATGAACCATTCTACGAAAAACCTCCTCTTTTCTTCTGGGTTCAGGTAATCTCGATGAAAATCTTTGGCATCAATGAATTTGGCGCAAGATTTCCAAATGCAATCATCGGCATCATTACACTTCTGTTGCTCTATTCCTTCGGTAAGAGACTGTTCGACAGGTCATTTGGTTTGTTATGGGTGGTTGCCTATGCAGGTTCAATCCTTCCCTACTTCTACTTCAGGTCCGGTATCCTCGATCCCCTCTTCAATCTGTTCATGTTTATTTCAGCGTGGTACATATTTCGTTTTTTTGATGATGAAGAGGGAAAGAACTACAATTACCTCTATGCAGGTTTCTTTTCCGGACTTGCGATTCTAGTAAAGGGACCCGTCGGGTTACTTCTTCCCGGACTGTCGTTCATCATATTTAACCTGATTACGATAAAAAAATTCAGATTCAAAATCATTCAGATGCTCCTTTTCGGAGTTGTCGCAATTCTTACAGCAGGTGTCTGGTTCGGTGTCGAATTGTCTGTGAATGGTCCTGTTTTTCTCGAAGCTTTTTTCAAATACCAGATCAGGCTGCTTACGACCGGCGATGCAGGATTCAGCGGTCCGATCTACTATCATTTGGTTGTAGTTCTTATTGGTTGTTTCCCTGCTTCTCTTTTTATTTTCAATTCATTTAAAAAGCAGGATTCACTGACGGACGGACAGAAAAATTTCAAACTGGTGATGTTGATTCTGCTCGCAGTGGTAATGATAATTTTTTCAGTCGTCAAAACAAAAATTGTGCATTACTCATCTCTCTCCTACTACCCAGTGACTTTTCTTGGCGCACTTGTTTTGTATGAGATTGTGAATGAGAGACTCACAAATTTCAAATGGACGAAAATTGCAATCGTCATAACCGGGGTTTTTATCGGATTACTTATCTCTGCTCTTGCAATGATCGGAATTTTCAAAGAGGATATCATCCCTTATGTGCAGGATGAATTTGTAAGGGCAAACCTTCAGGCAGATTCCCTGTGGTACGGTTATGAACCTGTGATTGGACTATTGCTCGTCGGAACGACAATTTTCGCTGTAATCCTTTTCAACAAAAGAAAGCCAATGCGCGGAATTTTGTTCCTTTTTGGTGGGACCGCTCTCACACTTTCTCTGATGTTGCCTCTTATGTTACCACAAATCGAAAATTATGTACAAGGTGCACCGGTCGGATTTTATGAATCGCTTCAGGGGAAGGATGTCTATGTGAAAGCTGTTGGATTCCGGAGTTATGCTGATATCTACTACAGTAAAAAGGAGAAGAAAAACAGTGCATCCGGGATTGGAATATTACACAAAGACATCGAAGATTTCTTGATAAATGGTGACATAAAGAAGCCTGCCTATTTCGTGACAAAGATTAATGAACGCGACAAGTGGACAAAAATCCACAATCTCAAGGTTCTTTACGAGAAAAACGGGTTTATTTTTTTACAGAGGAGAGAAAAACCGTAG
- a CDS encoding PAS domain S-box protein — translation MIDASSLKQLFDSFAGSAVYPFVIMDLKGKLLSFNEKAETLFAIKEGNDSFADLFLISEGLKLKSLLIPETKTDFSDTVTLYLRNGKEITVSYAVQSPEVAGEKYLFFQFRESSQRGVNHFNLNVTRKEMKDLGIQDELSTFLGEIESSYPFTYLAKNKLQTKANQFSEMIWLKDSEGKYVLVNDKFSNHLNLKPGQMEGRAEKNFIPNFINDFYTALEKYLKESLSIAILTSDKVKGIAVDTPHEIIEIPLLDLDDNLVAIVGVARPSDEKKLLGGKDSENNLIFTDDINFNLETILKLKNKMYEFIISKNPDAIFIYDLESFKFLDVNDAALSIYGYSRQEFLQMDLTDLYLPEEIQTIAESAKNEEGRFVGPFNHRKKDGSLIQVEICKISFTYEGAEAHFNIVRDITKILEIEEQLQMMRTVFEYSQDILIVTDNTGFINYINPAVEKHLGFRRTDLLNNSIISLASESSRADFLKKSETPYNFSATIKNSSKADVAVEVTSVAFAGIDGEVSQVAYIGRIADAVSEPKEVVVEKEVEKIVYVDKPVEKIVYVEKQTQGNHEIKAGGIDPGQLSFIFHEILTPINVIVGFISELKDTLETPSEEQEEAIGYIDENRKKLLYTMDSISEYAQIEQHFGDITKTQFNLDELVQKVFKEMHDSQSPWKKEIVHDRISMGVQINSDQEKVLNIVCLILKIISHVTDEREIIISAYQLDDANFIVTFRDHHLKIQQKLLYIIQNLFSEQDVSKLRAFGVSRFTIFSAQRLFTLLNGRFEIVQKSGLPFEIGLILPINAEFVSETEAVEEQKENIFRPAITAEKVNSPRASAEYADTSARSNPIENVSGSQYDYLMPKQEPPAKSVEKEKSEYIDFDFDSELDFLSRRKKREADRRESERSETRNFRRSFEEPPLQREELREPARRSDTSFDFDSGFSRSDYSEKKPAKPVQTSYPDTSSREVTPQKPPLREEPPSVPKEPVRTYSPPQAPEPPESRSASVAKVTENREPSSIDLRNMSCLYIEDQLDSQILFKVQMKELKSIKFSQSFEDAIPLLENEKFDFIVLDINLQGEYNGLDALKVIRTMEGLELIPIIAVTAYVLPGDKEKFIATGFTDFVSKPIFRNKLVEVLSKIF, via the coding sequence ATGATCGACGCCTCTTCTCTGAAACAACTTTTTGACAGCTTCGCAGGAAGTGCAGTCTATCCGTTTGTGATAATGGATTTGAAAGGGAAGTTGCTCTCCTTCAATGAGAAAGCAGAAACTCTCTTCGCCATCAAAGAGGGGAATGATTCGTTTGCTGATTTGTTTCTGATCTCGGAGGGGCTTAAACTCAAGAGTTTGCTTATTCCTGAGACTAAAACCGATTTTTCTGATACTGTGACCCTCTATTTAAGGAATGGGAAAGAGATAACTGTAAGTTACGCTGTACAATCGCCTGAAGTGGCCGGTGAGAAGTATCTTTTTTTCCAGTTCAGGGAATCATCACAAAGAGGTGTCAACCACTTTAATCTGAATGTAACCAGAAAAGAGATGAAGGATCTTGGAATTCAGGATGAACTTTCAACATTTCTGGGTGAGATAGAGTCCTCATATCCCTTTACTTACCTTGCAAAAAACAAACTTCAAACGAAGGCAAACCAGTTCTCTGAGATGATCTGGTTGAAAGATTCGGAAGGGAAGTATGTCCTTGTAAATGACAAGTTCTCAAACCATCTTAACCTGAAACCGGGGCAGATGGAGGGCAGGGCAGAAAAAAACTTCATCCCTAACTTTATCAACGATTTTTACACAGCTCTCGAAAAATACCTGAAAGAGAGTCTTTCCATCGCGATCCTGACTTCCGATAAAGTCAAAGGGATTGCCGTGGATACACCTCACGAAATTATCGAAATCCCGCTTCTCGATCTTGATGATAATCTTGTTGCCATTGTTGGTGTTGCAAGACCGTCCGATGAAAAAAAGCTCCTTGGGGGAAAGGATTCAGAGAATAATCTTATATTTACGGACGACATTAATTTTAATCTTGAAACCATCCTAAAGTTAAAAAACAAGATGTATGAATTTATAATCAGCAAAAATCCTGATGCAATCTTTATTTATGATCTGGAATCCTTCAAGTTTCTTGATGTAAACGATGCCGCCTTGAGCATATACGGCTATTCAAGGCAGGAATTTTTGCAAATGGATCTGACTGACCTTTATCTTCCCGAGGAAATTCAAACAATTGCTGAATCAGCAAAAAATGAGGAAGGCAGATTCGTCGGTCCCTTCAACCATCGCAAGAAGGATGGTTCCCTTATTCAAGTGGAAATATGCAAAATATCCTTTACTTATGAAGGTGCGGAAGCCCACTTCAACATTGTCAGAGACATAACAAAAATTCTTGAAATCGAAGAGCAGTTGCAGATGATGCGGACAGTTTTCGAATATTCACAGGACATTTTAATAGTAACTGACAATACAGGTTTTATAAATTATATTAATCCGGCCGTAGAAAAACATCTTGGTTTTAGGAGAACCGATCTTCTCAATAACAGTATTATCAGTCTCGCCTCCGAGAGTTCGCGTGCTGATTTTCTCAAGAAAAGCGAAACGCCCTATAACTTTAGTGCCACAATAAAAAACAGTTCCAAAGCTGATGTTGCAGTTGAGGTAACCTCGGTTGCATTCGCGGGGATTGACGGCGAAGTTTCTCAGGTGGCATATATTGGCAGAATCGCAGATGCGGTTTCGGAACCAAAAGAAGTTGTTGTCGAAAAGGAAGTCGAAAAAATTGTTTATGTCGACAAACCGGTCGAAAAAATTGTTTATGTCGAAAAACAGACACAAGGCAACCACGAGATTAAAGCCGGTGGTATTGATCCGGGTCAGCTCTCATTTATCTTCCATGAAATTCTGACTCCGATAAATGTGATTGTCGGGTTTATCTCAGAATTGAAGGATACACTCGAGACTCCTTCCGAGGAGCAGGAAGAAGCAATCGGATATATAGACGAGAACAGAAAAAAACTCCTCTATACCATGGATTCCATATCGGAATATGCACAAATCGAGCAGCATTTTGGTGATATAACAAAAACACAGTTCAACCTTGATGAACTTGTGCAGAAAGTATTTAAAGAGATGCATGATTCCCAGAGTCCGTGGAAAAAAGAAATTGTGCATGACAGGATTTCGATGGGGGTTCAGATAAATTCAGATCAGGAAAAAGTTCTGAATATAGTCTGCCTGATTCTTAAAATAATTTCTCATGTAACTGATGAGCGCGAAATAATAATCAGCGCCTACCAGCTCGATGATGCAAATTTCATTGTGACCTTTAGAGATCACCACCTGAAAATTCAGCAAAAGCTCCTTTACATCATCCAAAATCTCTTTTCGGAACAGGATGTCTCGAAGTTGAGGGCATTTGGAGTTTCCAGATTTACTATCTTTTCCGCGCAACGACTGTTTACTCTCTTGAACGGCAGATTTGAAATTGTTCAAAAATCGGGTTTACCGTTTGAGATTGGATTGATTCTTCCAATTAATGCGGAATTTGTTTCGGAAACGGAAGCCGTGGAGGAGCAGAAGGAAAATATTTTCAGACCGGCGATCACCGCTGAAAAAGTTAATTCTCCCCGGGCCTCAGCCGAATATGCCGACACTTCCGCTCGCAGCAATCCAATCGAAAATGTAAGCGGTTCTCAGTATGATTATCTGATGCCCAAACAGGAACCGCCTGCGAAATCCGTCGAAAAGGAGAAAAGCGAGTATATCGATTTTGATTTTGACAGCGAACTCGATTTCTTAAGCAGACGAAAAAAGAGAGAAGCCGACAGGAGAGAAAGCGAGAGAAGTGAAACAAGGAACTTCCGCCGGTCTTTCGAGGAGCCGCCGTTGCAAAGGGAGGAATTGAGGGAGCCGGCAAGACGATCCGACACTTCGTTTGATTTCGATTCGGGTTTCTCCCGTTCGGATTATAGTGAAAAGAAGCCGGCTAAACCGGTGCAAACCTCATATCCTGACACTTCCTCCCGAGAGGTTACGCCACAGAAGCCTCCGCTAAGAGAAGAACCGCCCTCTGTACCAAAAGAGCCGGTAAGGACTTATTCGCCACCACAAGCCCCTGAGCCACCAGAAAGCCGGTCAGCTTCTGTTGCCAAGGTCACTGAGAACAGGGAGCCATCCTCGATCGATCTCCGCAATATGAGTTGTCTTTATATCGAGGATCAACTGGATTCACAGATACTCTTTAAAGTCCAGATGAAAGAACTGAAATCGATCAAATTTTCTCAAAGTTTTGAAGATGCGATTCCTTTGCTTGAAAACGAGAAATTTGATTTTATTGTGCTTGACATCAATCTTCAAGGTGAGTACAATGGACTGGATGCGCTAAAAGTTATCAGGACTATGGAAGGTCTTGAGTTGATTCCAATAATCGCCGTAACTGCATATGTTCTCCCGGGTGACAAAGAGAAATTTATTGCAACCGGGTTTACCGATTTTGTATCAAAACCTATCTTCCGAAACAAACTTGTGGAAGTACTTAGTAAAATATTCTGA
- a CDS encoding sodium-translocating pyrophosphatase, which translates to MFKKLLFAFSFLFLSVDLFASEADLKIPALNDNQTILLYYGLVVCVAGLAFGIYQYLKVKKLKAHKSMLDIAQVIFETSKTYLVQQGKFLAILFAFIAVCVAFYFGFLQGNGVGNVLFILGWTVIGILGSYSVAWFGIRMNTLANSRMAFASLERKPIKLLNIPLDSGMSIGVMLICVELVMMLIILLFVPSTLAGASFIGFAIGESLGASALRIAGGIFTKIADIGSDLMKIEFKIKEDDPRNPGVIADCTGDNAGDSVGPTADGFETYGVTGVALISFIVLAVGSVEHQKDLLTWIFVMRILMIVTSVVAFGLNRALSSLLYGNSDDIDFEKPLTNLVWITSILSIIVTFIVSKIQIGHLPNDLWLTLSAIISCGTLGAALIPEFTKIFTSTKSKHVAEIVAASKEGGPSLNILSGFVAGNFSAFWKGILFIVLMYSSFYFSQYIPEGMMAYQAIFAFGLVAFGMLGMGPVTIAVDSYGPVTDNAQSIYELSLIEEDKNASRDIERDFGFKPDFEKAKHYLEENDGAGNTFKATAKPVLIGTAVVGATTMIFSLILVIKKSLGIEPEALLNLLNPYTIFGLIAGGAVVYWFTGASTQAVTTGAYRAVEYIKKNIKLGDSAEKSASIETSKEVVKICTQYAQSGMFNIFVAVFSFALAFAFLSAPAHGAKEPVAFFVSFLISIAIFGLSQAVFMANAGGAWDNAKKYVEVVLKEKGTPLHDATVVGDTVGDPFKDTSSVALNPVIKFTTLFGLLAMEIAIEESFRDTAPLVGLLFFAIALYFVWRSFYKMRIIKK; encoded by the coding sequence ATGTTCAAAAAACTACTTTTCGCTTTTTCTTTTCTGTTCTTGTCTGTCGATTTGTTCGCAAGCGAAGCAGATCTGAAAATTCCCGCTTTGAATGACAATCAAACCATACTTTTATACTATGGTTTGGTGGTTTGCGTGGCGGGACTGGCTTTTGGTATATATCAGTACCTGAAGGTCAAAAAACTGAAAGCTCACAAATCGATGCTTGACATCGCACAGGTGATTTTTGAGACCAGCAAAACCTACCTTGTTCAGCAAGGAAAGTTCCTTGCCATTCTCTTTGCATTCATCGCAGTTTGTGTTGCTTTCTACTTTGGCTTCCTTCAAGGAAACGGTGTGGGTAATGTCCTTTTCATTTTAGGCTGGACTGTGATTGGAATTCTCGGTTCTTACAGCGTTGCATGGTTTGGTATAAGGATGAACACCCTGGCCAACTCCAGAATGGCGTTTGCCTCACTGGAGCGTAAACCAATCAAATTACTCAACATTCCTCTCGATTCGGGGATGAGTATCGGTGTGATGTTGATCTGTGTTGAGCTTGTAATGATGCTCATTATCCTTCTTTTTGTTCCGAGCACACTTGCCGGAGCGAGTTTCATCGGATTCGCAATTGGTGAATCACTCGGAGCAAGCGCATTAAGAATTGCCGGAGGAATTTTTACAAAGATCGCAGATATTGGCAGTGATCTTATGAAGATTGAGTTCAAGATAAAAGAAGATGACCCCAGAAATCCGGGTGTAATCGCTGACTGTACCGGGGACAATGCGGGAGACAGTGTTGGACCCACAGCGGATGGTTTTGAAACCTACGGAGTTACCGGAGTTGCCCTCATCAGCTTCATAGTGCTTGCCGTTGGCTCAGTGGAACATCAAAAGGATTTGTTGACCTGGATATTTGTCATGAGAATACTCATGATTGTGACATCAGTAGTTGCCTTCGGCTTGAACCGGGCACTAAGCAGTCTCCTCTACGGTAATAGCGATGATATCGACTTCGAAAAGCCTCTCACTAATCTTGTATGGATCACTTCGATACTATCAATCATCGTAACATTCATCGTTAGCAAAATTCAAATAGGACATCTCCCTAACGATTTATGGTTAACCTTGTCAGCCATTATAAGTTGCGGGACGCTTGGTGCTGCTCTTATTCCTGAATTTACCAAGATTTTTACCAGCACGAAATCCAAGCATGTGGCTGAAATTGTAGCTGCATCGAAAGAGGGCGGACCGTCATTGAATATTCTCTCAGGATTTGTAGCCGGAAACTTCAGTGCATTCTGGAAAGGAATACTCTTCATTGTTCTCATGTATTCCTCTTTCTACTTCTCTCAGTACATTCCCGAAGGTATGATGGCTTATCAGGCAATCTTTGCATTCGGACTTGTTGCATTTGGTATGCTGGGAATGGGACCTGTTACCATCGCGGTTGACAGTTACGGTCCCGTTACCGACAACGCTCAATCGATTTATGAACTTTCACTCATTGAAGAAGATAAAAATGCCTCAAGAGACATTGAGCGCGATTTCGGATTCAAACCCGATTTCGAAAAAGCGAAACACTATCTCGAAGAGAATGACGGTGCGGGCAACACATTCAAGGCAACCGCAAAACCTGTACTGATTGGTACAGCGGTGGTTGGTGCTACAACAATGATATTCTCACTGATTCTTGTCATCAAAAAGTCACTTGGTATTGAGCCCGAAGCACTTCTGAACCTGCTGAATCCTTACACTATCTTTGGGTTGATTGCGGGAGGTGCTGTGGTTTACTGGTTTACAGGAGCATCAACTCAGGCTGTTACTACCGGGGCTTACAGAGCGGTGGAGTATATTAAGAAAAACATCAAGCTTGGAGATTCTGCAGAGAAGAGTGCATCAATTGAGACTTCGAAAGAGGTTGTTAAAATCTGTACTCAGTATGCTCAGAGCGGAATGTTCAATATCTTTGTCGCTGTTTTCAGTTTCGCCTTGGCTTTTGCATTTCTATCCGCTCCCGCGCACGGAGCGAAAGAGCCCGTCGCCTTCTTTGTCAGTTTTCTTATTTCCATTGCTATTTTTGGGCTTTCGCAGGCAGTGTTTATGGCAAATGCCGGAGGAGCCTGGGATAATGCAAAAAAATATGTGGAAGTTGTCCTCAAAGAGAAGGGAACCCCGCTTCACGATGCAACTGTAGTAGGGGATACAGTCGGAGATCCATTTAAAGATACATCCTCCGTGGCACTTAATCCGGTAATTAAGTTTACAACTCTCTTTGGACTCCTTGCAATGGAAATTGCCATTGAAGAGAGTTTTAGAGATACCGCACCTCTTGTGGGATTGTTGTTTTTTGCCATCGCCCTTTATTTTGTCTGGAGATCTTTTTATAAGATGCGAATTATCAAAAAATAG
- the mdh gene encoding malate dehydrogenase — protein sequence MKKITVVGAGNVGATAAQRIAEKHLAENVVLLDVIEGIPQGKALDMWESAPVEDFDSSVIGTNDYKDTAGSDIIVITAGLARKPGMTRDDLLMKNAEIVKSVTEQIVPGSPNSVIVVVSNPLDVMTWVSMKTSGFPKHRVVGMAGILDSARFRLFIAKELNVSVMDVQALVLGGHGDSMVPLVRYSTVSGIPISELLPAERIAQLVDRARNGGIEIVNYLKTGSAYYAPSSSAVEMVDAIVKNRQRILPCAAYLEGEYGLDGMYVGVPVQLGSNGIEKIIELKLTDSELEELHRSANDVKANIAKLSL from the coding sequence ATGAAAAAAATCACCGTGGTAGGCGCCGGAAATGTCGGTGCAACTGCAGCTCAGAGGATTGCTGAAAAACACCTCGCAGAGAATGTTGTTCTGCTTGATGTTATTGAAGGAATTCCACAAGGTAAAGCCCTCGACATGTGGGAAAGTGCCCCAGTTGAGGATTTTGACAGCTCCGTAATTGGTACTAACGATTATAAAGATACAGCCGGATCAGATATCATTGTGATAACAGCCGGTCTTGCAAGAAAACCCGGTATGACCCGCGATGACCTTCTGATGAAAAACGCAGAAATTGTCAAGTCAGTTACCGAACAGATTGTTCCGGGGTCGCCGAATTCAGTCATTGTTGTTGTTTCCAACCCCCTCGATGTAATGACCTGGGTTTCCATGAAAACAAGTGGTTTCCCAAAACACCGCGTGGTTGGTATGGCAGGAATTCTTGATTCAGCCCGTTTCCGTCTTTTTATTGCTAAAGAGCTAAATGTATCTGTTATGGATGTGCAGGCTCTCGTTCTTGGTGGTCATGGTGATTCAATGGTTCCCCTCGTAAGATACTCAACAGTTTCAGGTATTCCCATTAGTGAACTCCTTCCGGCTGAGCGAATTGCTCAACTCGTTGACAGAGCTCGTAACGGGGGTATTGAGATAGTTAACTACCTTAAAACAGGCAGCGCATACTATGCTCCTTCTTCTTCAGCAGTTGAAATGGTTGACGCCATTGTGAAAAACAGGCAGAGAATCCTCCCCTGTGCTGCTTATCTCGAAGGTGAATATGGTCTTGATGGCATGTATGTTGGTGTTCCTGTTCAACTGGGAAGTAACGGTATTGAAAAAATCATCGAACTTAAATTGACGGATAGTGAACTTGAAGAACTTCACCGCTCTGCCAACGATGTGAAAGCTAATATCGCTAAACTCAGTTTGTAA
- the rplU gene encoding 50S ribosomal protein L21: MFAVVDIAGQQFKVLEQEKHYVPLLNAEPESEVVFDNVLLYSDDAGVKVGKPYVDGLKVTAKVLSHVQDDKVLVFKKKRRKDYDKLNGHRQQLTRIEILKIG, translated from the coding sequence ATGTTTGCAGTTGTAGATATAGCAGGACAGCAGTTTAAAGTTTTAGAACAGGAGAAACATTATGTTCCCCTTCTAAACGCTGAGCCTGAAAGTGAAGTAGTATTCGATAATGTATTGCTTTACTCAGACGATGCCGGCGTAAAAGTTGGCAAGCCGTATGTGGACGGCTTAAAAGTTACCGCAAAAGTTCTGAGCCATGTTCAAGATGATAAAGTTCTCGTTTTCAAGAAAAAGAGACGCAAAGACTATGACAAGCTCAATGGACACAGACAGCAACTTACCAGAATTGAAATTTTAAAAATCGGATAA
- a CDS encoding glycosyltransferase family 2 protein: MINNKKIVVVLPAYNAAKTLEQTYKEIPFDIVDDVVLVDDASKDDTSEVGKALGIKHIIKHDKNKGYGGNQKSCYKKALELNADIVIMLHPDYQYTPKLIPSISWIIANGLYPVVLASRILGKGALKGGMPIYKYIANRVLTLVQNWLVGQKLSEYHTGYRAFSAEVLRDLNLEANSDDFVFDNQMLSQIIFKGYEIGEVTCPTKYFEEASSINFKRSSIYGIGVLVTSVKHRLQKMGLARFDIYN, encoded by the coding sequence ATGATAAATAATAAGAAGATAGTTGTAGTTTTACCTGCCTATAATGCAGCTAAAACTCTTGAACAAACTTACAAAGAAATACCATTTGATATAGTGGACGATGTGGTGCTTGTGGATGATGCGAGCAAAGACGATACATCCGAGGTCGGGAAAGCCCTCGGGATAAAGCACATTATAAAACACGATAAAAATAAAGGGTACGGGGGAAATCAGAAATCGTGTTACAAAAAGGCGCTCGAACTAAACGCTGATATTGTTATCATGCTGCATCCCGATTATCAGTACACTCCTAAACTTATTCCTTCAATTTCATGGATCATAGCCAACGGGCTCTATCCTGTTGTACTCGCCTCAAGGATATTGGGGAAGGGTGCATTGAAAGGGGGAATGCCAATATATAAATACATTGCAAACAGAGTTCTCACACTTGTACAAAACTGGCTGGTTGGGCAGAAATTGTCAGAATACCATACAGGATACAGGGCGTTTTCGGCGGAAGTGTTGCGGGATCTGAATCTTGAAGCCAATTCTGATGATTTCGTTTTCGATAATCAGATGCTCTCCCAGATTATCTTTAAAGGATATGAGATCGGAGAAGTAACCTGCCCAACAAAATATTTTGAAGAAGCTTCCTCTATAAATTTCAAACGAAGTTCCATCTACGGAATCGGGGTTCTTGTTACCTCCGTAAAACACCGTCTCCAGAAAATGGGGCTTGCCAGATTTGATATCTACAATTAG
- the rpmA gene encoding 50S ribosomal protein L27, translating into MAHKKGQGSTKNGRDSNAQRLGVKAFGGQFVEAGSIIVRQRGTKFHPGLNVGKGKDDTLFALTDGTVQFRARANDRQFISIIPPTE; encoded by the coding sequence ATGGCACATAAAAAAGGACAAGGATCGACCAAGAACGGTAGAGACAGTAATGCCCAGAGATTGGGAGTGAAAGCTTTCGGCGGTCAATTCGTTGAAGCAGGCTCCATAATCGTCCGCCAGAGAGGCACTAAATTCCATCCGGGACTTAATGTTGGCAAAGGCAAAGATGACACTCTGTTTGCTCTCACAGATGGAACGGTTCAATTCAGAGCCCGGGCAAACGACCGTCAGTTTATCTCCATAATACCTCCAACTGAATAG